One Jeotgalicoccus saudimassiliensis DNA window includes the following coding sequences:
- the plsY gene encoding glycerol-3-phosphate 1-O-acyltransferase PlsY, whose amino-acid sequence MYTVILLLIFSYLFGSIPFSLLISKSFYKIDLREHGSGNVGTTNTFRILGKKAGIVVLILDMMKGAIPVWVAMLVSTDIDFPVIIFGVVAAIGHVYSIFLKFKGGKAVATGGGAILAANPIIFLILVTTFLITLKVSKYVSLGSVFAAIALLISVMFTSDPFMIGFGIILGIIVIVKHISNMKRIKEGTEPKITFM is encoded by the coding sequence GTGTATACAGTTATTTTATTATTAATATTCAGCTACCTTTTCGGTTCTATTCCATTCAGCCTTTTGATCAGTAAATCATTTTATAAAATTGATTTACGCGAACACGGCAGCGGAAACGTCGGCACGACAAACACATTCAGAATACTCGGCAAAAAAGCGGGTATTGTTGTACTCATCCTCGACATGATGAAAGGTGCAATCCCTGTATGGGTCGCTATGCTTGTCAGTACTGATATCGACTTCCCGGTCATTATCTTCGGTGTTGTCGCAGCAATCGGACACGTCTATTCGATATTTTTAAAATTCAAAGGCGGCAAAGCAGTCGCAACAGGCGGCGGTGCGATACTCGCAGCAAATCCGATTATCTTCCTGATACTCGTTACCACGTTTCTGATTACTTTAAAAGTATCGAAGTACGTCTCACTCGGCAGTGTTTTTGCAGCAATTGCCCTGTTGATCAGTGTAATGTTTACCAGCGATCCGTTTATGATCGGCTTTGGAATTATACTTGGAATTATCGTCATTGTAAAACATATTTCCAATATGAAACGCATTAAGGAAGGCACTGAACCTAAAATTACGTTCATGTAA